CGCGGTGTTTGCCCAGGCCCAGCGGGAAGATATTCCGTTGTTTGAAACCCTGCACCAGCGCAAGGACGGGCATATGTACCCGGTTGAGGCGCACGTAGTGGGGTTGCAGCTGGGCGGCCAGCCCCACCTGTTTGGGGTGGCGCGCGACATCACGGAGCAGAAACGCGTGCTGGCGGCTTTGCAGGAAAGCGAACAGCGCTTCCGCATCATGGCCGACGCGGCGCCAAACATCGTGTGGAGCCTGAATCCGGATGGCTCGGTGCACTACGTCAACAAAGTGCTGCTGGATTTTTTGGGCCTGACGCTGCCGCAGCTAATGGCCGATACGTGGATGCCCTACGTGCACCCGGAAGAGTTGGAGGCCACGCAGCGCAGCATTACCACGGCCATTGAAGAGCGCACCCTCTTCTTTATTGAGTACCGGATGCGCCGGCACGACGGCCAGTACCGCTGGCTGCTGGCGCAGGGGGCGCCCAGCTACTATCCCAGCGGCGAGCTGTACGGCTACGTGGGCTCGGCCATCGACATTACGGAGCTGAAAGAAGCCAACGAGCAGTTGCGGCGCACCAACAGCGACTTGGACAACTTTATCTACACGGCCTCGCACGATTTGAAGGCGCCCATTACCAACATCGAAGGCCTGCTGGCGGCGCTGGTTGGGGAGCTGCCGGCCACCTACCGCGTCGGCGACGTGGACTACGTGCTGGAAATGATGCAGGACTCGGTGAACCGCTTTAAGCGCACCATCGAGCACCTCACCGACATTGCCCGCCTCCAGCAGGAGCACGCCCAGCCCACCACGCTGGTAGACTTGGCCGCGGTAGTTGACGATGTATGCCTGGACCTGGCCCCCCTGCTGCGCGACACCCAAGCCCAGCTGGAAGTAGATGTAGCGGCCTGCGCTGCCATTTCTTTCCCAACCAAAAACCTGCGCTCGGTGGTGTACAACCTGCTCAGCAATGCCCTGAAGTACCGCCACCCCGACCGGGTGCCACGGGTGCAGATTCGGTGCGCCAGCACCCCCGAGCACCACGTGCTTACCGTGGCCGACAACGGCCTGGGTATTGAAGCCGACAGCATGGGCCAGCTGTTTCAGATGTTCAAGCGCCTGCACACCCACGTCGAGGGCTCGGGGGTGGGCCTGCACATGGTCAAGAAAATGATAGAGAATGCCGACGGCCGGATTGAGGTGCAAAGCCAGCCGGGCGTGGGCACCACCTTCACGGTGTACTTCCGGCGCTAGCAGCCGGCTAGGATGAACTGCTTTTAAAGCAAGCCCTTCGGTCCCGTGTCATTCCTTAGATGTTGTGCCAAGGCCTGGGAAGAGGTAACAAGTAGCCCGTCCTGCTGAGCGGAGTCGAAGCATCTCTACCGTTTCGTTGCAATGGCAGATGGTTACCGATCCACGCCCGGCGGCCGTACAACTAAGCCTTTCTTGCCCTGTAGGTATACCTTGTAGCTTTACTTTGCGCGCGAGACTTGGGGCAAGCACTTCAGGATTAAGGTTGGCATGCTGGCTTAGCTGCTTAAGCCTCTCGGCTGGATGATGTAGAAACGCATCATCGGTAGCCTTTGCTCTGGAGCGAGAAAACCAGCTGACTTCCTGCTCTGGGCTGAAATGGCTTCCTTTGCGGCTTCTTTTAGCCATTTTCTACGTTTGAAACTTTCGCGTCATCACCTGGCCGCGCTGGCGGCCTTTCTTATTTGGGGGTTCTTCCCGATTCCGCTGCGCTGGCTGACGGGCTATGCCAGCGGGCAGATCCTGTTTTTTCGCATTCTGCTCTCGTTGTTGTTGCTGGTAGTCCTGCACGGGCTGGGCCGGCGGGCGGCGGTAGCGGCTACGTGGCGGCAGTGGCAGGCGGCGCCGGCTCGGGAACGGCGGCAGGTGGGCTGGAGCACGGCCCTGGGCGGCATTCTGCTGACCTCAAACTGGCTCTTGTTTATTTATGTGGTGAATGAGGTAAGCGTACAGGCCGGCTCGTTTGCCTACCTCATCTGCCCCATTCTCACGGCCTTGCTGGGCTTTTTGCTGCTGGGCGAGAAGCTGCGCGCCAACCAATGGGCAGCCATTGGGCTGAGCGCCCTGAGTTGCGCTCTGCTGGGGGCCGGGGAGCTGCGCACGGTGCTGATGAGCCTGGTGGTGGCCTTCACCTACGCCTTCTACCTCATCAGCCAGCGCCGCCTGCAAGGCTACGACCGGCTGGTGCTGCTCACGGTGCAGCTGGGCCTGGCCGCGCTGCTGATTCTGCCCCTGGCCCCGCTGCTGGGCGCCCGGCCGCTGGCGGGATTCCAGGACGGGCACCTGCTGCTGGTGGCGGGCCTGCTCAGCGCCGGTTTCACGGTGCTGCCCCTGTTTCTGAATTTGTACGCGCTGAATGTGCTGCCCTCGGGCACGGTGGGCATTCTGATGTATCTGAACCCACTGGTGAGCTTTGTGCTGGCGTTTCTGTACTTCGGGGAGCGGGCTTCGGTAGAGCAGGCCGTGGCGTACGGCGTGATTCTGCTGTCGGTGGTGCTGTACAATGTGGTATTTCAGCGGCGGGCACCGTAGGTTGATGGCGCGCAGCTGTGCCCCGTGCCATCAGGAAAGCGGACCAAAACTGGTTTGTAGCTGGCGCGAGTTTAGCGCAGCGTAACTCGTGCCGATAATGCCGGGAGGCTGCGCCTCCCCCGCCAGAACGACCTACGCGCCAGCACGGCCCAGTCCCGACTTGCCGCTGGCGCGGCAGTGGAGGCGCAGCCTCCACCTCATGCGCAGGCACGAGGTACGCTGCGCTAACCTCGTGCCAGGGCGTGCCAGGGCGTCGTCTGCACACGCGCAGACTAATACCGCCAATGTGCTTCACGCTTCTGTCCGTACCTTCGGGCTGCTTTGCTTCACTTCTGAATCGAATGACCACACTCCACCGTCAGGCCACCGTGCCGCTGTGGCGGCGGGTGCTGCCGCACCTGCTGGCCGTCGTGTTTTTCCTGCTGCTGACCGCCGTCTACTTCTCGCCCATCCTGTTTGAGGGCAAGACGCTGGCCCAGCACGACATCGTGCAGTTTAATGGTGGCGCCCACGAGGCGGCCGTGTACCGGGAGCAGACCGGGCAGGAAGCCCTCTGGACCAACTCCATGTTCTCGGGTATGCCCACCTACCTCATCAGCACCCGCTTCCCCGGCGACCTGAGCATTTACCTGCACAAGCTGTTTACGGTGGGGCTGCCGGGGGTAGTAGCCAACCTGTTCCTGGCCCTGGTGTGCGGCTACTTCCTGTGCGTGGCCCTGGGCCTCTCGCCGCTGGTGAGTGTGGTGGGGGCTGTGGCCCTGGGCTTCAGCAGCTACAACCTGATTATTCTGGCCGCCGGCCACAACACCAAGAGCCTGGCCCTGGCCTACGCCCCGCTGGTGCTGGCGGGGCTGCTGGTGGCGTTTCGGCGCAACCGGTGGCTGGGCACGGCCTTGTTTGCCCTGGGCCTGGCCATGAACGTGCGCTCCAACCACTTGCAGATTACCTATTACCTGCTCCTGCTGGTGCTGGTGTTTGGGGTAGTGGAGCTGGTGGCGGCCGCGCGCGAAAAGCGGCTGCCGGACTTCCTGAGCCGCACGGCCCTGCTGGGCGTGGCTGCCCTGCTGGCCGTGGGCGTGAGCTTTGGCCGCCTCTACACCACGCTGGAGTACGGCAAGCACAGCATCCGCGGTAAGTCGGAGCTGAAAACGCCCCCGCCGGCTGCCCCCGGTCAGCAAAACCAGCCGGCCAGTGATGATGGGGCGGGCGGCTCGGGCCTCGACCGGGACTATGCCTTCGGGTGGAGCTACGGGGTGGGCGAAACCGTGACCCTGCTGGTGCCTAACTTCTACGGGGGCGCTTCGCAGATGAAGCTGAGCGAAACCTCGGAAACCGGCAAGGCCCTGACCAACCTGGGCGTGCCGCCGGTGCAGCTGAGCGACTACCTGGCCCAGATGCCCACCTACTGGGGCGCCCAGCCCATTACCAGCGGGCCGGTGTACGTGGGGGCCGTGGTGTGCTTCCTGTTTGTGCTGGGCCTGCTGGTGGCCGACCGCCGCACCCGCCTCTGGCTACTGGTGGGCACCATTTTGTCGATTGTGCTGGCCTGGGGCAAGAACTTCGAGGCGTTCAATTATTTTATGTTCGACTACTTCCCCGGCTACAACAAGTTCCGGTCGGTGAGCATGGCCCTGGTTATTGCCCAGCTGGCCATGCCCTTGCTGGCAGTGCTGGCCCTGGGCCGGGTACTGCGCGCCCGCCTGGCCGCCGCGCCCGTGGCTGCCGGCACTCACCCCAGCCTGGCCGCCCTGACTGGCAAGCCCGCCGACGATGCCGAAACCGCCACGCTGAAGCGGCAAGTGCTGCGGGCCCTGGCCATTACGGCCGGCTTGTGCGCGCTGGCTTTCCTGGCCGGCTTGGTGGCCGATTATGCCGCGCCGATTGACGCCCAGCTCCAGCAGCAGGGTTTCCCCTTGGACGCCCTGCGCCAGGACCGCGCCTCCTTGCTGCGCACCGACGCGTTCCGCTCCTTGTTTTTTGTGGCCGCCGCCGGCGCGGTGCTGTGGTTTTTCTTGCAGCGCAAGCTGTCGGCTACGCTAGCTGCCGGGCTGGTGGGCCTGCTCACGCTGGTGGATTTGTGGGGCGTAGATAAACGGTATCTGAACGACTCAAACTTCCAGACCGAAACTGTGGCCGAACAATTTGTGCCTACCCCGGCCGACCAGCAGATTTTGCAGGACAAAGACCTGAGCTATCGGGTGCTGAACATGCAAAGCCCTTTCAACGAGGCCAACACGTCGTATTTCCACAAGAGCATCGGCGGGTACCACGGGGCCAAGCTGCGCCGCTACCAGGACCTGATTGAGCGGCAGATTTCGCAGAACAACCCCGCTGTGCTGAACATGCTCAACACCCGCTACATCATTGTGCCCGGTGAGCAGGGCCAGCCCCAGCAGGTGCAGCGCAACCCCGGCGCCCTGGGCAACGCCTGGTTCGTGAGCCAGGTGCAGAAGGTGCAGAACCCCGACCAGGAAATTCAGGCGCTGACCACCCTGAACTCCGCCACTACGGCCGTGGTGGACGCGTCGAAGTTTCCGGACGTGAAGACCTCCTACCCTTCCGCCGGCTCCACCATCACGCTGACCAGCTACTCCCCCAACGCCTTAACCTACCGGGCCAACGCGGCGCAGGATGGCCTGGTGGTGTTTTCGGAAGTTTACTACGCCGATGGCTGGAACGCTTACATCGACGGCAAGCTGGTACCGCACCTGCGGGCCAACTACGTGCTGCGGGCCCTGCCCGTGCCGGCCGGCCCGCACACCATCGAGTTCAAATTCGAGCCTACGGAATACGCCCTAGGCAACACGGTGTCGCTGGTGTCGTCGGTGTTGCTGGTGGTGGCCATGCTGGCGGCGCTGTACTACGCCTTCAAGCGCCAGCCAGAGCCCCGTATGGCTGAGGATGCGTTGCTGGCGTAGAGTTGGCGGCAGGTAGCTGGCGGCAGATGCCTCGCCTGCGGCGGGAAGTCTGCCGCTAGGTGCACCCTATCGTTCTGGCAACGTGGGAATACGCGAACTACACCGTATGCGCTACGTCATTTCCCGATGCTTCAGCACTTACCAGAACCCGCCGCCGACCGGGCCGGGGTGCGCCTGCTCCTGTGGCGCGACGACCTGAACCACCCGGAGCTGCCCGGCAACAAGTGGCGCAAGCTCAAGTACAACCTGCGGGAAGCCTGCCGCCTGGGTCACGATACGCTGCTGACCTTTGGCGGGGCCTACTCCAACCACCTAGCCGCCGTGGCTGCCGCGGGGCGCCTCACCGGGCTGCGCACCGTGGGTGTGGTGCGGGGCGAGGAGCTGGCCACGGCCTCGCTCAA
This region of Hymenobacter sp. YIM 151500-1 genomic DNA includes:
- a CDS encoding EamA family transporter → MKLSRHHLAALAAFLIWGFFPIPLRWLTGYASGQILFFRILLSLLLLVVLHGLGRRAAVAATWRQWQAAPARERRQVGWSTALGGILLTSNWLLFIYVVNEVSVQAGSFAYLICPILTALLGFLLLGEKLRANQWAAIGLSALSCALLGAGELRTVLMSLVVAFTYAFYLISQRRLQGYDRLVLLTVQLGLAALLILPLAPLLGARPLAGFQDGHLLLVAGLLSAGFTVLPLFLNLYALNVLPSGTVGILMYLNPLVSFVLAFLYFGERASVEQAVAYGVILLSVVLYNVVFQRRAP
- a CDS encoding YfhO family protein, coding for MTTLHRQATVPLWRRVLPHLLAVVFFLLLTAVYFSPILFEGKTLAQHDIVQFNGGAHEAAVYREQTGQEALWTNSMFSGMPTYLISTRFPGDLSIYLHKLFTVGLPGVVANLFLALVCGYFLCVALGLSPLVSVVGAVALGFSSYNLIILAAGHNTKSLALAYAPLVLAGLLVAFRRNRWLGTALFALGLAMNVRSNHLQITYYLLLLVLVFGVVELVAAAREKRLPDFLSRTALLGVAALLAVGVSFGRLYTTLEYGKHSIRGKSELKTPPPAAPGQQNQPASDDGAGGSGLDRDYAFGWSYGVGETVTLLVPNFYGGASQMKLSETSETGKALTNLGVPPVQLSDYLAQMPTYWGAQPITSGPVYVGAVVCFLFVLGLLVADRRTRLWLLVGTILSIVLAWGKNFEAFNYFMFDYFPGYNKFRSVSMALVIAQLAMPLLAVLALGRVLRARLAAAPVAAGTHPSLAALTGKPADDAETATLKRQVLRALAITAGLCALAFLAGLVADYAAPIDAQLQQQGFPLDALRQDRASLLRTDAFRSLFFVAAAGAVLWFFLQRKLSATLAAGLVGLLTLVDLWGVDKRYLNDSNFQTETVAEQFVPTPADQQILQDKDLSYRVLNMQSPFNEANTSYFHKSIGGYHGAKLRRYQDLIERQISQNNPAVLNMLNTRYIIVPGEQGQPQQVQRNPGALGNAWFVSQVQKVQNPDQEIQALTTLNSATTAVVDASKFPDVKTSYPSAGSTITLTSYSPNALTYRANAAQDGLVVFSEVYYADGWNAYIDGKLVPHLRANYVLRALPVPAGPHTIEFKFEPTEYALGNTVSLVSSVLLVVAMLAALYYAFKRQPEPRMAEDALLA